Within the Ranitomeya imitator isolate aRanImi1 chromosome 8, aRanImi1.pri, whole genome shotgun sequence genome, the region TATATCGTTACCTTCATGTGATTTTGTTATCTGATGTGGAATTGGTCACATATATATTGCATATATATTGCAGATTAGTCATACTCCCAGTACTATTTATGAGCCTTTCTGTTTACATGATACCTACACATCTGTGGTAGCTATTTTATATAAGTCATTATGTTAGGGAGTCGGATCAGTCTTGTGCTTCTGCTATGACCCTGTATCTATGGTATATCATATCTCACCAGTTTGTTATATTgtcttatatgtattttttatcGATTTGTTCTAATAAAGTGtttggtgtttttatcattgatcCAGTGTCTTCATGGGTTCTCTATTGGTTTAACTATATAACATATGAAGGGATCTCATTTATTTCTATGAGGGTGTGCTATTTTTgatacttaaattccggtgtctgtcccccggcgctctgcttccctgcactgtcagcgccggccggccgtaaagcacagcggtgacgtcaccgctctgctttacggccggccggcgctcacagtcagtgcaggaagcagagcgccgggggacagacaccggaatttaagtatgtagtgttttttttttttacatttacactggtaaccagggtaaacatcgggttactcagcgcggccctgcgcttagtaacccgatgtttaccctggttaccaggggacttcgcatagttggtcgctggagagctgtctgtgtgaccgctctccagcgaccacacagcgacgctgcagcgatcggcatccttgtctagatcgctgcagcgtcgctaaatgtgatggtgccTTAAGTAAAACTGGAACCCACAGTGCAGATCCTGAAGGTCCGAGCGTGAAAACCGGACACAGGAGTCACGCTCCGTGGATAACCTCCCAATAAAAGCAGTTTTTTGTATTGTGCTGGCTGCAAGCATTGACAACCGTTGCAACGTCAAGGCGAAGAGGTGATTTTATGAAAAGATATCGGACCCTGGTAAATAGTGCTGAAGCCCTCGAAAAGGCCTGACTAGCGTGAGAAGGTCACAGCATTTTACATTGCATGATCTGCCCAATTCAACATATATAGCAGCATAAAAAGAAGGCGGCATAGCTATGTTGGCTAGCctaggaaataaaaaaaatctgtaaaaacaTAAAATAAAGTGCCGCAGCATAACACCACACACAAACGATTGTAAACAGATGTGGAAACCATACAGAGCTGCAGAAGAGGCCCATGCTGCAATCAGAAAGCAGTGAACTAACACAGGTTAGTACCTTTCCCCGTCTCCTGACTGCTGCTCTCTTCTGCAGCACTGTCCGTCTGTCCATCCTTCTCGGAAGGGCCACGTAATGGCAAGTTGCCTCTCCCAGATGAGCTGTGGCGCTCCGTGGCTCCGTCCCTTCTGGACTCTTGCTGGTAAGCCATCTTGCGACGGATGGATGTAATCTCTTTTCGGATCGTCTTGGCCCGGCGCGCTCTTCCGATGCTCTGCTTGCCAGTATTGACCTCGTCCAGACGGGCCAGCTGGATTTTAAGCTGCTCTTCCAGAGAGAGAGGTTTGCGGTTGTCAGAGGGAGGCGTTCTTTCAATATCTAGTGAAGACGTAACATAAACCAAATTATTGATGAACCAAAAGCTATTCGAGCCCCcttaaaagagagaaaaaaaaccttGCACAGACCCCAACCAAGGCTTtgctcttcatttttttttttctgaaatcctGATACTGATCCCCATTTTGGTGGCACAACTCACCGGCCTCTTTGCTGTGACGTGGGAGCTCATTTCCCATGCCGACCTGGGGCAAGTGCATTCCAGTCTCAAAGTCGATGCCAATCTTTTCTGCCTGGCGTCGAGCCTGTCTGATGACCGCCGCTCCCTGCTCCCGCAGCCGGACGGCGGACCGGTAGAAGCTGGTGTCTTTAGCGTTATACTTGATGCTGTTGTTGACGATGAGGTTGAAGTCGTCCTCGAACTGATCAAAGTTTTGGTAGCGGAGCGCTTCAAGGTTGGCTTTCATCGTCTGAAAATCCATGGGCTTTTTGATATGTTCAAGGTAGTCCGGGACCtttgaagaagaaaagaaaaaaaaaagccaaaggcTAAAAGTAAAAGAGCTGCCAAGAGCACGATAACATTACACAACTTAATGCCGATTCCTGCATTACTGGGATGAATGACATAAATTGGATTATACCATCAGTTTGATATAAATACTCGGTTAGATTGTGCTGATGGCAGAGTATATACCctgttttttggattataagatgcacttttttccttcaAAAATATTGAAGAAAATGGGAGTGGCGTCCTATAGTCCAGATGTACTTGCTCTGCCTGTGGGGGAACGGCAGcggcggagcagcaggtcacaggagacagctgctgcggctaactcctgtgcccgatgCTAAAGAGAAagtaatattcactgcattccacgcccatggaggGCAGGGAATATTCGTTCCCTTTAGTAGCGGACACACGTGAacacccggcagctgcaggaaaccGGCAGCTAAGGCtaacactgtgcccgctattaaagagcaatgaatattcacttctctccacgcacatagtcccggcgtggagagcagtgagtattctggcagctgtcctcggcttgtaagcagcacatgacgtcactgccacgtgctgcttacaagcataaggaAGCTGCTGGCATaggaacaagacgctgcgagggagtgcgggaaggtaagtataatggttgtggattttttttttttatatttctctgatggggccatgtataccagaatagggatgggggccatgcataccaggactgagatgggggctctgcataccaggatagggatgaggggcaccatgcctaccagtatagggatgagggggctatgcctaccaggatagggatgagggggctataacTACCAGGCTCGGGATAACAGTGACATGCCTTCCAggctagggataagggggccatgcctacGAGGCTCTGGataagggggacatgcataccaggatagggatgaggggtctgTGCTTCCAGGCTCAGGataagggggacatgcataccaggataaggatgagggggccatgcataccaggatagagatgaggggacatgcatacaaggatggggatgaggggaccataaatACCAGGAtatgggatattagtacagaactgactacatttttttgcttcaatattttttctaaatttcctcctCTACCTTCGATCAGTAAATGATTGCTTGCAGTTTAACCCCTATATGTCGACTATAAATATAAAGACTCCACCTGAATCAACGAGCATTGCAGTATTTTTTCCTCTCAGGTCCCACTACACTCAATCATCAGCTGCAGTGGTGTCCCGCCTCAACGAGCAATTGGAgacgaacatattatttgagcacgccgaagacactcttcgcacccgagcatgctcagataacaccttatcccagcacgttagcTCATCGCTACTACAACAAAGTAAAATGTTGCAGGTAAATTCCAgaacggtgcaacattttttttaatgaaacccaaaatAGTAAAGATTATTTTCGGCCCCAAATAAATGCATTTAAGCAAAAAGTGTCCCCAAAGGGTGGACGACCTCTTTTTGTACAACTGAACACATGCATTACATCCGCACATACATACGGGAGTCTTTAATATTCCTAAATGCAATCTCCCACACCCGGTACAGTCGAGTGCGTACAGACACAATGGTTACGAGAGGCACACAAGATGTGGTGGGAGATCGGCTTCTTACTTCGTACAGTTCTGTTACCTCAGACAGAGGGACCGGCTTGGTAAATCTATTGCTGGCGTCTTTCTCCTGTAATACCTCTAGCGTCTTTCTCAGGAGAATAAGAAACGGCGTTAGCTGGACCTCGAGGGCCAACTGCTGCATCTTAATCTGTAATGGAGacaagaaaaagaaataaaaaagtcgAAGGCAAGGCGACACGGATCTTGCGATCGAGACGTCGGATCGTTACCGTTTCTCTCTTCATCTTCTCTCGCTTGCGTATTAATTCCACCAGAAGACGCGCCCGCTCCAGGTCGTGCCGGAGCCGCTGCCAAGATTTTAATTGTTCTTTCAGCATCCAGTTTTTATCCGTGGAGTCTTTCTGTTGAGAGATAAACGGAGTTAAAAAAAGAAAACTGCAAGCATGTCTATATTCCTAAACGGGGATAGCACAAGCAGCAATTTCCTAACATACACCCCAGGAAAGAGAAAAGTTTGTATCCCATTGCTATTGCTTGCAAGcaagttttgtttttattttggggTTTAATGgagcaagaaaaaaaaagttgaaatgtgGGCAAAGCCTTGATGGGGCCAAATGTATTTTTCTTGGTTGTCAATAAGAGCTACAAAATGGGATTTACACCTCAGACAACCCTCTTCCTTAAACGCTATATTtcctaaaagtaaaataaaaccacCACATCCTGTACAGGCGCCTTTTCAGAGATCTCAGTGCTGGGTCTGCTGAAGCTTACGTGTGTGATGTGGTTGTACCACGTGAATGCTGCAGTCAATCATGGTCGCTAATGGTCTGCAGCGCTCACACCTTGCCTGGACGTCCAATGTTTTTCCGAAGGAATTGAGAGCGCGGCAGCTCAATGCCGGCTGCATAAAAAGGTCACACGACCTCGGGGAAGGAGACCAGTATTTTGTTTCTTTACATATTTACattagtaatggacaacccctttaaggttaacTAGTCAGATATTATATATTTGATTTCCTATATCCACACACAGAGATCCATCGCAGCCTCTCCTGGCTTGGGCGAAATTTTAAAGTCGTCCATTATAGATTAGGGATAACTCAGGATCGCTAGAGGGGGTGTGCATCTACTTCAACCCCCAGAGACCCCGCTAAATGGCACTGCAGAGTACGGGTCTCTTCTCTATACTTTCTCCATGGGAGAGAGCACAGAGACTGAATGGCGCAGAGATGCATCTACTCCACCTCTGCAGAGCCCCGTTTTCGGGATCGTTGGGGGTCCCGATGGTTGAACGCTCATCTGTCAGTAACTTCTCCCTATCTTATCAAATATCCAATCTCTATTGGTTTCCTGTTTCATTCTCCTCCTTCACTGCACTTCGATTTTCTACAAGGGTCTTCAGGAAACGCCTCACGAGGCGAAAGGTAATGAGAGGTTGTGCAACTCTCTACTCACCACttacaagatctctgcttgctgtcagggaataAAAATATCGTTTACacggagagactgacaccctgtccTGACGGCAGCTTCATATTTTCTTTGGCTTCTCAGCCATTGTATACAAAACAAGAATAATCTCATTCACTGGATGCAGTGCGCACAAATGGAGGACGGAATACGGCATTGATAGGACTGGCCAGACAGTCGAGACACATGATCAATAGACATTTTTGGCAGAAGTGCGCAACCATGGTCTCTCCAGCTGTggaaaaactacaactcccagcattcctGGCTGTCAGGGCCGCCGATCCCTGACCTGTACTGTACATAAAGCACATATAGGAGGGGTCAGTGCAGCCATCACTGCGGTGCAGCCACCTTATAATCACCTTCAATGTCTGGTCCCCCTTCTCGTCGTTTGCTTTAGGCACTGCCCCTGGGTGAACAGAGAGATCGTCTGGCTTCGGTATTTTCCACTTCATCTCCTATTGGGAGAGTAAACGCTTTTATTATCTACTCTTGGTCGGTCGGTCCATGAAAACTCCCCCGTTTCACTCTACCTACAGGTGGGATGTACACTCCTGGTAATATGCAGACACTATAATGGATGCACGGCGCCCGTCGCCTTTATCTGCCCCGACAACCATAACACACTTTTGTGTTCTCATTTCTAGGCTCTATCCCCATCCTAATATTTATGGCATAACGGTCTCCTTCCGGAAATCTCATAGAATTTAATGGACGAGCTGCATGGTGACATGTAAGCAGATATACCCCCAGGAGTGTGGTCAGCGGAGAGGTGAGCACAATGCCAGGGCCACTGAATGGAGAGAGCTGTGCATTTGTGGCCACCTCTCCGCTGACGTTTATTCAAATATCCGGTTGATACGCCATAAGTGTACaagatgggaacacccctttaaaaTCTATGACAAGCGTGGCTGCCATAACCCCGGTTCCTCCAGAGAGGCAGCCATTAGAGTTTATTATATGCATGGGCCATAATACTTGGGATGAGCCTTTccccctaaaattaaaaaaaaaaaaaaatatcccagtaAATAAACATTTTTTAGTAGCCATCTATTTGACTGGCGTTATATCTGCCCCTGGGGTTCTCACTCAGTTTCCCCAGGTGTGGAGCCGTGATACCAGTAGTTCCCTGGGGTCCCCCGACTGGCTGCGAGAGTCCTCATTGGATCGCCGCAGAAAACAAAACGCCAGCGTATATTTTTTTCCGCTATATATTTTTCAGAAATTGAATAACTACTTTTACTTTTTCAGAAAACTAGGAAATCCAAGTGACACTCAGCTTTCTTGGGAACAGATATAGCCAGCGAGCAGCTAGATCTAATACGCAACAATCCAACAGAAGAGGACGACTCCATGACTTATACTTACTGGTGATTTTATTggcaagttaaaaaaataaataaatataaaaatgtaatTAAAATTGCCCCTGCAGGTGCTACAACATGAGCAGGAAAATAAAAGGGAGAATTTGCAACTTTAAACttggaaatgacaaaaaaaaaaaaccacaaaacaaaacaGACTTTGGTCACTGCGAGCCCGGAAAGCGGCTGCCTACCAGACACTGCTGCAGAAGGACAACGGGGGGCGTTAAGACACAATTACAATCAGTCGCTCTACACGTCCCTTGCGGGGTCCCGCTTTTCTGATTCCGGTCAACTGCTGCAAATTGTAATAAAAACCCCACACTGCTTTCTGACCTGTTCACAGTTCCTTTGTGACTGTAAGTGCGTCTGTAAGCGGCGTAACAAGGGCACACCGTTGCGGGATTGTCGCTTTAATGTCCAGTAGCTGTGCAGCCTCTGCATGAACTGGCTCTTCCTCTGGATGGTCAGGCAATTCGTGATCTTACTGAGTCTGTAGGGGAAAAACATGCGGAGATGTTAGAGATCGAGCAGGAACCAAAGATCCATCAGTAGGCGGGTGAAGGACTACAAGAACCAGACACATTGACACAAACCCACGGTACAATCTCAGAGCCGTTCTACAGATGTGGTCTCTATTGGACGCAGAAAACAGACGCCCCCGATTCAGTGTGACCAGATCCCATGGCGGCTGCATATACCCTGTTCACACCATAACTCTGTAAACTTTTTACCCACCGTTCCCGAGCAATGAGCTCTGCTCTTATTGAAGCAAATAAGAGCAGAGCCTTGTGAGATGATCTCTGGTGGTGCCGGACCCCCACGTCTGATGTACAGTGTACAGAGCCCTGCCAGACTATCTATGGTGGTCCCGGACCCCCACGGTCCGATGTATAGTGTATGGAGACCAGCCAACTGATATATGGTGGTGCCAGGCCCCCATGGTCCAATATTGATAGACTCTGTTTAGCTCTTTGATTAGTCCCGGGCAGGCCATGTTCCAATCCATCCACTCAGGCCCTCCATGAACTCGTCGGGGACATTGTACAAGGAGGCAGCCATTATATACAGGCGGACAAATCACATGTCGTGACAGCCGTTTGGCTCCAAGCAAAATCTGTCAGAGCCGTTCGCTCCTTACTATGTCGCTTAGCCAGTTTGCAGGGAGATATATTTCACCGTAGAGACACTGCACTTTATCAGATATAATAAAATATACCTTTTAGTAGTCAATTAAGAAGAAAAGACATATGTGAACAATACATAAATAGAACCACCACCAAAAAATGCAGAAGTAACAGCAAAAACTATACACACCTGGGGGACAGCGCCTCGGCCTATTCCATCACTGTCATATCTTTGCCATGCCGTGGAGGTCGGCACCCATCAGCGCAAATGGCCTGTCGGGCACCCCCGCTCAATGATGGCTGACCCTTCTGGCCCTATTCGGCCCTGATGGGTCAAACTGCTAGATGATACACTCCAAAATAATAGATTAAGCGCCAGGTGCATCCATATACATTAATTAattctatatactgtataaatgCTGGAACAAAAAGAAAATACAGAAACAATGATGTCTTCAATTAGGCAGAATGTTAGAAGGTTTTTTATCATCTCACTATTACCATAACCCTCAACACTTTCCCCCGTTCTTTAAAAGGTTCATCAGGAGTGATACAGAAATGTGCACATTATCGGAAGGATACGGACCTCGTGCGCTCAGGACCTTATTACACCAGCCATACAAATCACATCGTTTTGCGATAAATAACGACAACTAGCAGATAagtaatttagtatttttttcataCCAAATTACCATTTCTGCattactcctgatgaaccttttAAAGAAAGAGGAAATACGTTGAGTGTTATTATAGCAATTTAGtgttatgataaaaaaaaaagcttCTAACATTAATTACTCTTGAAAAAAATACCTTAATTTGTGTTGGATGTGAATTATTTGTCAGTGCCAATTTGCTTTGTCCTGGCCAGACAGATTCTGGCTGAATGAACACGTCATTGCTTCTGTATTTTCCTTTTGTTCCAGCATTTATAAAGTATATAGAATTAATTGATGTATATGGATGCACTTGGCACTTTACCTATTCTTTTGCAGCGTTTGACCATTGTGGTCTTGGTCACGCCCATCAGGGCCGAATAGGGCCAGAATGGTCAGCCATCGCTGAGCGGGGTGTCTGATGGCTCCATTTGCTAtgttgtagggtgccaaccccagCGGCAAGGCAGGTATATGACAGTGATAGAATAGGGCGAGGAACTGCCCTCCAGGTGTGGATAGTTTTTGCCATTGTtcgacagggctgtggagtcggtaagccaaacctccgactccaccaaaacgggctccgactccacagcatttTATGGGGGTGGCTCTATTTATGTATTGTTCACATATGTGCTTTCTTTTTAATTcactattaaaagttatattgtATTATATCAGATAAAGTAGAGTCTCTACGGTGAAATAGgtgtctaaaataattttttttttgcagggagatgcACATGTAAAGCCATGTAGCTGCTCTTTCTAAaagaataatttatttatttttattatcataaaagaaaaaaaaatattaatgaaGGCTTTATAAATAAATGATGCAGGTGGCAAAGAGGACCCGCCGCAGAGCGAGAAATGTCACTGCACAATCCATGAATAATGAAAAACAGTTTTCCGGAAGTATAGAGAAAAGACGCCTGGCAGTAAATAGTTAAATGACATTTTCAGTAATGGTCGTTACGACAAATCACTACAGCGAGCCATTACTGTAGTAAAGCTGCATTTCTGGAGTTAGATTGCTATGGAAACAGACCGGTTATTTGGAGTAAATTAAAcaggagggagaaaaaaaaaaagacgaaaaAGAAAAAGACGAAAAAGAAAGACGAAAAACATAGACAAAAAGAAAGACGAAAAAaaggaaagaggaaaaaaagaaggaaaaaaaaataaaaaaaaaataataaaattctaGATTCAAACATTGCATACACTGGATGAAGAACGAAAACTAATCTGGAAATCCATAATTAACGGTGTTCCCCCATCATAGTACATGACGGTTGGTGGGACCCTGCACTGCGGGTGTCGGGGGAACGCTGCTGTGCAGGAGAAAAGCCAAAGGGACATGGATTACAGAAATTACACCTGACTGGCAAACGCCAAGTTTAGCTTGTAATAACTCATTTACCTGTGTGGGGGAATGCAAGGAACGGAGACAACCGGGGCCGCAGCTCTTTTTTCAGCAAGGATTTTCCGAGCTTTTTTCATTTTAATCCTTGATTTGGCTTTTGCCTTTTTCACTTTTTCTGAACTCCAAACTTTCCCCTCTTCTTCTTCCTCATCGTCTTCCTCCTCCCCTTCACTATGGGAGAGAGCAGGAAGCTTACAGACGGAGCCGGGGGGTGTGTGGATATCGCAGTAGGCCGTTTTGCGTACGCTGAAGGATGTGCCGTTGGCCCCTGTTTCCCGCACAGGTTCCATCTTCATGTAGAGTCCAGCCTGCTGCGCACACGTAACATGAAAGGCCGTGTAACAGTTCGCCTTGTGACACTGTATACAGGCTCCCGAGCCACGCTGTTTGCAGATATAGCACGTTAGCTTCCAGCGGGCCGGTGGGATATGTTCAATGCTGTCTATTGGTTCAAGGAAGACCGTGTTTGCAAAACAAACCTCAGGGATCCAGAGGGCGCAGACCACATGGGCCCAGCGACTGTCATCTGTCTGCTTAAATGCACCTCCCTTGTTGGGGCACAGCGCACAATCCACGGCTCTGGATGGCGACTGGAGACACCTCCTGCAAAGCCACTGTCCCTCCGGGATGTAAGGCACCCCATAGCACTCCTGGTGCACCGCCAAGTTACACATGTCACAAAATAATATCACATTGCTGTTCTGACATTCCCCATCATTGCAGATGCAGCACACGGCGTCCTCGTCTATTAACGCGTTTGGGTCTCCTTTGTTATGGCTCTCAAAATAAGACTCCTTTTCCAGTCGGTCCATTAGGTACTCAAAGATCTCCTGTGGGATGAAGTTGACTCCTTCGGCCTTTCGACGTTCGTTCATGATATCGAGCCAGATGTAATCTTCTTCGTCCATGTCGTACTCCACTTCCTCATCCAGCTCCTCTGCAGACTTCTCGATGTACCTTAAAAAGGCGATAACAAAAATAAATTGCTAAAAATCAAAAGATCAGGTGTTCGCCAACCAGGATAAAAACTACAGCAAAATATAAATGCACTAAAAGACTTACAATATAGTTATTGCAcattaaaaacaggatttttggttgcttaccgtaaaatctgtttcttgaagcctccattgggggacacaggaaccatgggtgtatgctgctgccactaggaggctgacactatgcaaataaaaaagttagctcctcctctgcagtgtacaccccaccgactggcattaaactcttcagttagtgagaaagcagtaggagaaagaacaaggttgaaaaaccataaccacaaacttgagaactgtaaacgtgagaacagtcagagaacatataacaaaaacattgggagggtgctgtgtcccccaatggaggcttcaagaaacagattttacggtaagcaaccaaaaatcctgttttctttatcgcctctcattgggggacacaggaaccatgggacgtcccaaagcagtcccaagggcgggaaaacagacttccatcaggtcagaggactcaccactgccgcctgcaggatccttctgcctaggctggcgtccgccgatgcgtaggtatggaccttgtaaaatttggcgaacgtgtggatggaagaccaagttgccgctttgcaaagctgtagggcggaagccctgtggtgcaccgcccaggaggcgccgactgcccgggtagagtgagccttaatcccaggtgggggcactctgttcttgacccggtaagcctccaaaattgccgttctgatccagcgagcaatagtcgctttagaagccggctggcctctgcgcgtgccatcaggaatgacgaaaaatgaatccgtcttccggaaagaggatgttctatccagataaatcctcactgccctgactaggtccagcttgttcaacgatcgctccagaggatgagtcggagctggacaaaaggaaggtagaacgatgtcctcgttgaggtggaaggtggaaaccaccttaggaagaaaagaaggtggaggtcggaagaccaccttgtcctggtgaatgaccaaaaacggagggcggcaagacagtgccgccagctcggaaacgcggcgaatggacgtgatggccacaagaaaggccaccttccaagataaaactgatagaggaatctccctaagaggttcaaagggagaaaccttcaaaacgtccagtaccaggtttaggtcccatgcctccacaggggccctgtacggcgggacggcgtgggctaccccctgaaagaaggtcttaatctgtggccgagaggccaaggtcttctgaaagaggatggaaagcgcagagacctgacccttcagggaactaagagccaggcccgaatccagtcctgcctgaaggaaggccaaaagagaaggcagggaaaaaaccataggcggcacgcggttggactcgcaccaacggaagtaggccttccaggtgcggtagtagatcctggaagacgaaggcttccgagcctgaatcatggtgtgaatgacccggtccgaaaggccggacgctcttagaaccgcggtctcaacagccacgccgttaaactgagcgaccgagaattcgggtggcagatcggaccctgggacagcagatcgggcctgtctggaaggcaccagggagcgtccgcgagaaggttgacgagctccgcgaaccaagctctcctgggccaatccggggcgatcaggatgaccggcaccccttccgctttgatcttcttcaacagtttgggaagtaatggaaggggtgggaacagatagggcagctcgaactgtgaccaaggaatggccagagcatcgacgcccactgcgagaggatcgcgtgacctggagacgaattgtggaaccttcctgttgatccgagacgccgtgagatccacatccggagttccccatcgaagacaaatctgatggaagacctccggatgcag harbors:
- the BRPF1 gene encoding peregrin isoform X5 — its product is MGMDFDVKTFCHNLRATKPPYECPVETCRRIYKSYSGIEYHLYHYDHDNPPLQQQTPIRRSKKKGRQPRSANKQSPTHSELSQSPNREVMTYAQAQRLVEVELHGRVHRISIMDNLDVVSEDDDVPEEAPENGSNKENNETPTATPKSGKHKNKDKRKDFNHHHSSSTGTTPKLPEVVYRELEQETPDAPARPSSYYRYIEKSAEELDEEVEYDMDEEDYIWLDIMNERRKAEGVNFIPQEIFEYLMDRLEKESYFESHNKGDPNALIDEDAVCCICNDGECQNSNVILFCDMCNLAVHQECYGVPYIPEGQWLCRRCLQSPSRAVDCALCPNKGGAFKQTDDSRWAHVVCALWIPEVCFANTVFLEPIDSIEHIPPARWKLTCYICKQRGSGACIQCHKANCYTAFHVTCAQQAGLYMKMEPVRETGANGTSFSVRKTAYCDIHTPPGSVCKLPALSHSEGEEEDDEEEEEGKVWSSEKVKKAKAKSRIKMKKARKILAEKRAAAPVVSVPCIPPHRLSKITNCLTIQRKSQFMQRLHSYWTLKRQSRNGVPLLRRLQTHLQSQRNCEQEMKWKIPKPDDLSVHPGAVPKANDEKGDQTLKKDSTDKNWMLKEQLKSWQRLRHDLERARLLVELIRKREKMKRETIKMQQLALEVQLTPFLILLRKTLEVLQEKDASNRFTKPVPLSEVTELYEVPDYLEHIKKPMDFQTMKANLEALRYQNFDQFEDDFNLIVNNSIKYNAKDTSFYRSAVRLREQGAAVIRQARRQAEKIGIDFETGMHLPQVGMGNELPRHSKEADIERTPPSDNRKPLSLEEQLKIQLARLDEVNTGKQSIGRARRAKTIRKEITSIRRKMAYQQESRRDGATERHSSSGRGNLPLRGPSEKDGQTDSAAEESSSQETGKGLGPNTSSTPAHEVGRRTSVLFSKKNPKTAGPPKRPGRPPKNRDNQLASGKISSPIGPPQLSIMGGSQRQRKRVRSPRPTSSSDSESDSDKSADDASLAAQTLNPARPAAAAPPPTGPAQLPLSKDGESHRSPERITTTIAARTRRAQKTNRIP
- the BRPF1 gene encoding peregrin isoform X1 — translated: MGMDFDVKTFCHNLRATKPPYECPVETCRRIYKSYSGIEYHLYHYDHDNPPLQQQTPIRRSKKKGRQPRSANKQSPTHSELSQSPNREVMTYAQAQRLVEVELHGRVHRISIMDNLDVVSEDDDVPEEAPENGSNKENNETPTATPKSGKHKNKDKRKDFNHHHSSSTGTTPKLPEVVYRELEQETPDAPARPSSYYRYIEKSAEELDEEVEYDMDEEDYIWLDIMNERRKAEGVNFIPQEIFEYLMDRLEKESYFESHNKGDPNALIDEDAVCCICNDGECQNSNVILFCDMCNLAVHQECYGVPYIPEGQWLCRRCLQSPSRAVDCALCPNKGGAFKQTDDSRWAHVVCALWIPEVCFANTVFLEPIDSIEHIPPARWKLTCYICKQRGSGACIQCHKANCYTAFHVTCAQQAGLYMKMEPVRETGANGTSFSVRKTAYCDIHTPPGSVCKLPALSHSEGEEEDDEEEEEGKVWSSEKVKKAKAKSRIKMKKARKILAEKRAAAPVVSVPCIPPHRLSKITNCLTIQRKSQFMQRLHSYWTLKRQSRNGVPLLRRLQTHLQSQRNCEQEMKWKIPKPDDLSVHPGAVPKANDEKGDQTLKKDSTDKNWMLKEQLKSWQRLRHDLERARLLVELIRKREKMKRETIKMQQLALEVQLTPFLILLRKTLEVLQEKDASNRFTKPVPLSEVTELYEVPDYLEHIKKPMDFQTMKANLEALRYQNFDQFEDDFNLIVNNSIKYNAKDTSFYRSAVRLREQGAAVIRQARRQAEKIGIDFETGMHLPQVGMGNELPRHSKEADIERTPPSDNRKPLSLEEQLKIQLARLDEVNTGKQSIGRARRAKTIRKEITSIRRKMAYQQESRRDGATERHSSSGRGNLPLRGPSEKDGQTDSAAEESSSQETGKGLGPNTSSTPAHEVGRRTSVLFSKKNPKTAGPPKRPGRPPKNRDNQLASGKISSPIGPPQLSIMGGSQRQRKRVRSPRPTSSSDSESDSDKSADDASLDLPTNGFSNQQVKKSFLIYRTDCNLPRSSSDSESSTTSSSSAASDRTSTTPSKQGRGKSSFSRENYHDYSSEDTSGTENESYSIGSRVGHGLVRKGMEGRGAGWLSEDEDSTLEALDLVWAKCRGYPSYPALIIDPKMPRDGVFHHGVPIPVPPVDVLKLGEQMTQEAQEHLYLVLFFDNKRTWQWLPRTKLVPLGMNRELDKEKMLEGRKSNIRKSVQIAYDRAVQHRNKVQGAPSSDTSESD